GATCTGGGGCAGCGGTTATGGCAACCAGGGTTATATCTATAACCTGCTGATGTGGACAGGCCCTGAATACGATGTTACACAGTTCCGTGATTACTGGGTTACACCGGGTAAAGAACAGAACTGGATGTATAAAACATGGTACGATAACCCTTACCTGATCGCCTATGAAAAACTGAATGCAATAGATCAGAATACCTATAATGCCAGTCTTTCTGCAGGTTACACCTTATTCTCCGGTGCACGCCTGCAATTCAGGAGCGGTATGGATTACTATGGCAATGAGGATACCAAACGTAATCCTATCAATATCAATTCTACCCGTGGTGGTTATGAATCCAAAGGATTGTACATGCTGAGCCAGTTAACAGGTTTCAGTATTAACAACGACCTGCTTTTCACCATCAATAAAAAAGTGGGCAACCTGGGTATTGACGGACTTGCGGGAGGAACCATCTATTATTTCCGCAATAATGTGCTCACGGGCAAAACAAGGGGCGGGCTTTCCATTCCCGGCCTTTACTCCCTGGCATCTTCTGTGGAACGCCCGGATGTAATTGCCGGCCAGTCCGCCAAACAGGTGAACAGTCTTTTCGGTAAGCTCACCCTCTCCTGGAAAAGTGCATTTTTTGTGGACGTAACAGGCAGGAATGATTGGAGTTCTACCCTTCCAAAAGCCAGCCGTTCTTATTTCTACCCTTCCGTGGGCGCCAGCACGGTATTATCGGAACTGTTCAAAATGCCAAAGTGGATGGACTTCTGGAAAGTGCGCGGGTCCTGGGCTTTATCCAAAGGCGACCTGGGCATCTATGCTACCAACAGAACCTATGCCACTGCGCTGGGTGTTTGGGAAGGGCTTAATACCGGTAGTTATCCTACCAATATCTTCGATGGCAGTATCAATCCTAAAACAGCGCGCACCTGGGAAGTGGGCACGATGGCCTATTTCCTGAAGAACCGCCTGCAGGCAGATATCACTTACTACAACAAATACAGTTACAACCAGCAGGCGAACGCAGAGATCTCTTCCGCCTCCGGTTTTACCACAACCCTGGTAAATACGGATGAATCCTATGTACGCCGTGGCGTGGAGATCACCATTGGCGGTACACCTATCAACGGCGTGCTGCGCTGGGATGCCATGTTCAATTGGTCCACTTCCCACGAATATTACAAAACGCTGGACAAGGAATATTCCTCTGATAACCTGTGGACGAAAGTGGGTGAGCGCAGAGATGCTTACGTAACAGAACCATGGGAAAAAGACCCGCAGGGGAATGTAGTGCACCAGGATAATGGCCTTCCGCTGATGAGTAAATACCCTGCCCGTATCGGTTACATGGATCCCAGCTGGATCTGGGGTTTTACCAACAGCTTCGCTTACCGCAATTTCATTTTCAGCTTTAGTTTCGATGGCAGAGTTGGCGGCCTGATGTATGAATACATGAATAACAAAATGTGGGATACCGGCGCGCATCCTGAAAGCGATAATCAGTATCGTTATGACGAGGTGGTGAACCACAAGATCACTTACATCGGCAAAGGTGTAAAAGTGCTTTCCGGGGAAATGAAACAGGATAAATACGGCAGGATCATAGAAGATACACGTGTGTTTGCGAAGAACGACATCCCCGTTTCCTACGAAGCCTATTCCCGCGAGTTTGCGGATGGCACGCCGGGTGGTGCGCTTGATCCCACATTCCTGAAGCTCCGCGAAGTATCACTTCAATATAACCTTCCTGTGAATGTATTCAGGAAAATAGGTGCCAGTGCTGCTTCCGTTGCTTTAACCGGGCAGAATGTGCTGATCTGGAGGAAACAATTCAAGTATGCAGATCCGGACAAAGGTAAGGATGACCTGAACTCTCCTTCTAACCGGTACATTGGTATGAACATCAAGCTTACTTTCTGATCAAAGACAAACAAGGTAATTATGTACAAGCAATATATAACGATATTACTGGCGGCCATCCTGCTCAGCAGCTGCTCAAAGTTTGAGAAGATCAATACTGATCCGAACAAAACAACCATCGTGACTTCAGAGATGCTGGCCACTACCCTGCTGCTGGACGTCACTAAAACCACATTTAAATCAGGTACTGATTTCATGCGCCCGCATATGCTGGGCAAATACACCTGCTGGTCTTCCAGCGCCAACGAAGAGCAATACAACCGCCTGGGCCGTACAGAGTTCTTTGACCGTTTGGTGGTATTGAACAATATCGAAAAAATGATATCGCTGGCCACCAGCAGCGAACTGAAGAATTCCTATACTGCCCTGGGCCATGCTCTCCGGGCCTGGCGCTTTTTTGAACTCACCATGCAGGTGGGAGACATTCCTTATTCCCAGGCTTTGAAAGGCGAAACGGAAGGCATCATCAAACCGGATTATGATCAGCAGAAAGAAGTGTTCCTGGGCATTCTGCAGGAACTGGACAAAGCAGACAGCCTCTTTGCCAAAGGCGTTAATTTTGGTGGCGACCCCATTTATGGCGGCAATACGCTGAAGTGGCGGAAAATGGTGAATACCTTTCAGCTGAAAGTACTGATCAATCTCTTCCGTAAAACGGCGGATACAGATCTGAAGGTGATCACCCGCTTCCAGAAGATCATGAACGGTATGCCCTTGTTTGAGGGGAATGAAGATAATTTCCAGTTGAAATTCTTTGACAAATCCGGCGAGAAGTATCCTTTTTACAAGGAAGGCAACCAGTCCTACGTATACATCATGCTGAGCAGCGTGATCGTGGATTCTTTAAAAAACCTGCAGGACCGCCGTCTTTTCTATTACACCAATCCTTCCCCGGTGAAGATAGAACAGGGCATGGCGGTGAATAACTGGAATGCCTATATTGGCCTTGATCCTTCCATGCTCTATTCCAATCTGACG
This DNA window, taken from Chitinophaga niabensis, encodes the following:
- a CDS encoding SusC/RagA family TonB-linked outer membrane protein — its product is MTKKPESVLSKKCGPLYWKAWGLFLLSLLHAPYAIAQNIKVDLARTDLARVVDVIQRQASGYEFSYQEEALAKVKLERVHLETGKLKDALDQLQQYGLKYMLDGKTVSLRYAAPAPRPAPVQQVSDIRSGVITDAETGEVIIGATVRVKDGDAGTSTNEKGEFSIRAKADATLIISFIGYITKEIALKNQPAVINISLAPDQRRLKQVVVTALGIKRDEKALGYAVQKVAGEEVQRVKGVDIATSLTGKVAGLLIQNSTEFFEAPTISLRGGTPLLVINGVPYGNMTLRDISPDDIESMDVLKGSTAAALYGQRGGDGVLIITTKKSGRKGVTVSLNSNTMFNAGFLTLPEVQHNYSAGLGGTYSATDYIWGDRLDIGRTAVQWDPVSKSLKEMPLTSRGKDNFKNFLEPSFITNNNISVTQTGENGSFRVSLTDIYNKGQYPNAKGNMINFSMGGEIKVGSRFNLEATVGYNKRKSPQIWGSGYGNQGYIYNLLMWTGPEYDVTQFRDYWVTPGKEQNWMYKTWYDNPYLIAYEKLNAIDQNTYNASLSAGYTLFSGARLQFRSGMDYYGNEDTKRNPININSTRGGYESKGLYMLSQLTGFSINNDLLFTINKKVGNLGIDGLAGGTIYYFRNNVLTGKTRGGLSIPGLYSLASSVERPDVIAGQSAKQVNSLFGKLTLSWKSAFFVDVTGRNDWSSTLPKASRSYFYPSVGASTVLSELFKMPKWMDFWKVRGSWALSKGDLGIYATNRTYATALGVWEGLNTGSYPTNIFDGSINPKTARTWEVGTMAYFLKNRLQADITYYNKYSYNQQANAEISSASGFTTTLVNTDESYVRRGVEITIGGTPINGVLRWDAMFNWSTSHEYYKTLDKEYSSDNLWTKVGERRDAYVTEPWEKDPQGNVVHQDNGLPLMSKYPARIGYMDPSWIWGFTNSFAYRNFIFSFSFDGRVGGLMYEYMNNKMWDTGAHPESDNQYRYDEVVNHKITYIGKGVKVLSGEMKQDKYGRIIEDTRVFAKNDIPVSYEAYSREFADGTPGGALDPTFLKLREVSLQYNLPVNVFRKIGASAASVALTGQNVLIWRKQFKYADPDKGKDDLNSPSNRYIGMNIKLTF
- a CDS encoding SusD/RagB family nutrient-binding outer membrane lipoprotein codes for the protein MYKQYITILLAAILLSSCSKFEKINTDPNKTTIVTSEMLATTLLLDVTKTTFKSGTDFMRPHMLGKYTCWSSSANEEQYNRLGRTEFFDRLVVLNNIEKMISLATSSELKNSYTALGHALRAWRFFELTMQVGDIPYSQALKGETEGIIKPDYDQQKEVFLGILQELDKADSLFAKGVNFGGDPIYGGNTLKWRKMVNTFQLKVLINLFRKTADTDLKVITRFQKIMNGMPLFEGNEDNFQLKFFDKSGEKYPFYKEGNQSYVYIMLSSVIVDSLKNLQDRRLFYYTNPSPVKIEQGMAVNNWNAYIGLDPSMLYSNLTQIAGSRDYSTINDRYLELATGEPIYLLSYAELKFMQAEAVVRGWISGDAATYYNAGVTAAMKFVTDNTPDEARYHHNMQITNDYVQNVYLKQPAVTFSSQPDQQLKQIFLQKYLSTYLQDPGHAFYEYRRTGYPVFPVNPASNMNIPSDKIPSRWMYPQKELDFNSVHLSDAVQRQYGNDDVNGQMWLLKAN